From the genome of uncultured Pseudodesulfovibrio sp., one region includes:
- a CDS encoding 16S rRNA (uracil(1498)-N(3))-methyltransferase, with product MARLNTFFLPPEQWPANEGEVVRLSGPEARHMGTILRTEKAQTVRLFDGQGREGLFTVRDIAKHRADLEAVKLAEHPDPEDGLTLAIGWGKSKRRDYLLEKVVELQGNGVIFWQAKRSQGALPDDPKATWNEKFVQAAKQCGAVRLPNLETVPGGVEGLLAMAGAFDHCYLAWEAEEANTPLSPDMLSKGRTLVVIGPEGGFDQAEADKLLQAGFAPVTLGPSILRWETAAVYCLSLAMFGAQDRS from the coding sequence TTCTGCCTCCGGAGCAGTGGCCCGCCAACGAGGGGGAAGTGGTCCGTTTGAGCGGTCCCGAAGCCCGGCACATGGGTACCATTTTGCGCACGGAAAAGGCGCAGACGGTGCGCCTTTTTGACGGACAGGGACGCGAAGGGCTGTTCACGGTGCGTGACATTGCCAAGCATCGAGCCGATCTTGAGGCCGTAAAGTTGGCCGAGCATCCCGATCCTGAAGATGGCCTGACTCTGGCCATCGGCTGGGGCAAGTCGAAACGGCGTGATTATCTGCTTGAAAAAGTCGTTGAACTCCAGGGAAATGGCGTGATCTTTTGGCAGGCAAAGCGCAGCCAGGGAGCCCTGCCAGATGATCCCAAGGCGACCTGGAACGAAAAGTTCGTGCAGGCGGCCAAACAGTGCGGAGCTGTCCGGTTACCAAACTTGGAAACCGTGCCTGGTGGCGTTGAGGGACTGTTGGCCATGGCCGGAGCTTTCGACCATTGCTATCTGGCATGGGAGGCTGAGGAGGCCAACACGCCCCTGTCGCCCGACATGCTTTCCAAAGGACGCACTCTTGTAGTAATCGGCCCGGAAGGCGGCTTTGACCAGGCAGAGGCGGACAAGCTGCTCCAGGCTGGATTCGCTCCGGTGACGCTCGGTCCGTCCATCCTTCGTTGGGAAACAGCCGCCGTGTATTGTTTGAGCCTCGCCATGTTCGGCGCACAGGACAGGTCATGA